From Coffea arabica cultivar ET-39 chromosome 2e, Coffea Arabica ET-39 HiFi, whole genome shotgun sequence, the proteins below share one genomic window:
- the LOC113729811 gene encoding uncharacterized protein isoform X1 translates to MMVFAQPAAVKAQKNAQRNRFSLSLLPLPTCKFVPTTHFFCTRYYVHAMLCYAGIIKISSSLFLHLFPSPANNNNLSFFFFFSAIKWSFVRSFSLVESGTRLARRAGERERERRMIFMLPSSSSSSCRTTTSTATMFLHKTTFLVPKNPTSLLFCSTTPTKLRRLPKFTCLFHHLLPNFPLASVLTSANAIVAAAAAGSSSAHAAVSSAITHVAVTALAIASGACLSTKVDFLWPKLDDHPAAKSSNFTTHPNDQLGICCHLHLDAAGSLILDGVDVTGYPIFTDAKVQKAIAFARKSHHGQLRKTGEPYLTHCIHTGKILAALIPSAGKRAVDTVVAGILHDVVDDTGETLESIEKEFDADVVRLVAGVSRLSYINQLLRRHRRLNLNQPTLSHNEANNIRVMLLGMVNDPRVVLIKLADRLHNMRTIYALPSAKAQAVAQETLAIWCSLASRLGLWAPKAELEDLCFAVLQPHIFRRMRADLASMWSPGKRNLRRLSTKSSSFGKQFGKNSISEYEQSTEIDQDEVNMKVLLQAVLPFDLLLDRKKRIDFIENLAKPSESQINPKVIRDAGIALASLVVCEEALERELFISTSYVPGMEVTLSSRLKSLYSIYSKMKRKDVGISEVYDARALRVIIGDKNGTLHGQAVQCCYNLLNIVHRLWTPIDGEFDDYIVNPKPSGYQSLHTAVQGPDNSPLEVQIRTQSMHEYAEHGLAAHWLYKETETKLPSESIIHDPEITESPYCSKEMEDQSSVDYDVFRKYSILKAGHPVLRVEAGHLLAAVIVRVDEDGKELLVAVSFGLAASEAVAARRSSYQIKRWEAYARLYKKVSDEWWCEPGHGDWCTCLEKYTLCRDGMYHKVFLTAMQQDQFHRLLPTFIQIIELTEQEESEYWAVVSAVFEGKSITSIVPHSSSPDRRGFNSVNSSLMDTGINNKVLLLRTMLQWEEQLRCEAGLQKIDRDSRSSGHTDSAPFAEVVIICWPHGEIMRLSSGSTAADAARRVGLEGKLVSVNGQLVVPSTELKDGDVVEVRM, encoded by the exons ATGATGGTTTTTGCTCAACCAGCAGCAGTAAAAGCTCAAAAGAACGCGCAAAGGAAtcgattctctctctctctccttccgCTTCCAACTTGCAAGTTCGTTCCAACCACACATTTCTTTTGTACCCGGTACTACGTGCATGCTATGCTGTGCTATGCTGGAATCATCAAAATATCATCAtcattatttcttcatttatttCCCTCCCCCGCCAACAATAAcaatctctctttttttttttttttttcggccaTCAAATGGTCGTTCGTCCGTTCGTTTAGTTTAGTGGAATCCGGCACTAGATTGGCTCGCAGggcaggagagagagagagagagagaaggatgATTTTTAtgcttccttcttcttcttcttcttcttgccgAACAACAACATCCACCGCCACCATGTTCCTCCACAAAACCACCTTCCTTGTCCCCAAAAATCCAACCTCTCTTCTCTTCTGTTCCACCACCCCCACAAAGCTCCGCCGTCTTCCCAAATTCACCTGTCTTTTTCATCACCTTCTTCCCAATTTTCCCCTCGCCTCTGTCCTCACCTCCGCCAACGCCATTGTCGCCGCCGCTGCTGCTGGATCTTCCTCTGCTCATGCCGCTGTCTCCTCCGCCATCACTCACGTCGCCGTCACCGCCCTTGCCATTGCTTCCGGCGCTTGTCTCTCCACCAAGGTCGATTTTTTGTGGCCCAAACTCGATGACCACCCCG CTGCAAAATCTAGTAACTTTACTACACACCCCAACGATCAACTTGGTATATGCTGCCACTTACACCTTGATGCTGCAGGATCTCTCATACTGGATGGTGTAGATGTCACTGGGTATCCCATATTCACTGACGCAAAG GTGCAAAAGGCAATTGCATTTGCAAGGAAATCACACCATGGCCAGCTACGAAAGACTGGAGAGCCTTACCTCACGCATTGTATTCACactggaaaaattttggctgcCTTGATTCCATCAGCTGGAAAGAGG GCTGTTGATACAGTTGTTGCAGGCATCCTTCATGATGTCGTTGACGATACTGGTGAGACTTTGGAAAGCATAGAGAAAGAGTTTGATGCCGACGTAGTAAGATTGGTAGCTGGAGTATCCAGACTAAGTTACATAAATCAG CTGTTGCGGAGGCATCGAAGGCTAAATTTAAATCAGCCTACTCTAAGCCACAATGAG GCAAATAACATACGAGTGATGCTGCTGGGTATGGTCAATGATCCACGCGTGGTGCTTATAAAGCTTGCTGATCGCCTTCATAACATGAGAACCAT ATATGCTCTTCCTTCCGCCAAAGCACAAGCTGTTGCCCAGGAAACATTAGCAATTTGGTGCTCACTTGCTTCACGTCTAGGACTCTGGGCACCGAAAGCTGAGCTTGAAGATCTGTGCTTTGCTGTCCTTCAG CCTCATATATTCCGTCGAATGCGAGCTGACCTTGCCTCCATGTGGAGCCCCGGTAAGAGGAATCTGAGAAGACTATCTACAAAATCCAGCTCTTTTGGAAAACAATTTGGGAAGAACTCGATTTCTGAATATGAACAATCTACAGAAATTGATCAGGATGAAGTAAACATGAAG GTTCTTCTGCAGGCAGTGCTTCCATTTGACCTTTTACTGGACCGAAAAAAGCGTATTGACTTTATTGAAAATCTTGCAAAACCATCAGAGTCACAAATTAATCCAAAGGTTATCAGGGATGCGGGAATTGCTTTAGCATCTCTGGTTGTGTGTGAGGAAGCGCTTGAGCGGGAATTATTTATATCAACCTC TTATGTTCCTGGAATGGAAGTAACTTTGTCTAGTCGCCTAAAGAGCCTGTATAGCATTTATAGCAAG atgaaaagaaaagatgtAGGTATAAGTGAAGTGTATGATGCTCGTGCACTCAGAGTAATTATTGGAGATAAGAATGGGACTTTGCATGGGCAGGCAGTTCAGTGTTGTTACAATCTTCTCAACATTGTGCACAG ACTTTGGACCCCCATTGATGGTGAGTTTGATGACTACATTGTGAATCCAAAACCAAGTGGCTACCAG TCTCTGCACACTGCAGTTCAGGGTCCGGACAATTCACCTCTGGAAGTTCAAATTAGAACACAA AGCATGCATGAGTATGCTGAGCATGGACTTGCTGCGCATTGGCTTTACAAAGAAACTGAAACTAAGTTGCCTTCTGAGAGCATTATACATGATCCTGAAATAACAGAATCCCCATACTGCTCTAAAGAAATGGAAGATCAAAGTTCTGTTGACTATGATGTATTCAGGAAGTACAGTATTCTAAAAGCTGGACACCCAGTTCTAAGAGTGGAAGCAGGTCACTTACTAGCTGCAGTTATTGTCAG AGTAGACGAAGATGGAAAAGAATTGCTTGTTGCTGTGAGCTTTGGCCTAGCAGCTTCTGAAGCAGTAGCTGCCCGAAGATCTTCTTACCAAATAAAACGGTGGGAGGCTTATGCAAGATTATACAAAAAG GTGTCTGATGAGTGGTGGTGTGAACCAGGACATGGGGATTGGTGCACTTGTCTCGAAAAGTACACTCTTTGTCGAGATGGTATGTACCATAAG GTGTTTCTCACTGCTATGCAGCAAGACCAGTTTCATCGCCTGTTGCCGACCTTCATCCAAATAATTGAGTTGACAGAACAAGAGGAAAGTGAATACTGGGCTGTTGTATCTGCTGTTTTTGAGGGCAAATCTATTACGTCTATTGTGCCTCATTCAAGCAGCCCAGATAGACGGGGGTTTAATTCTGTGAATTCATCGCTGATGGATACTGGAATCAACAACAAG GTGCTTTTACTGAGGACAATGCTTCAGTGGGAGGAGCAGTTGCGATGTGAAGCAGGCCTTCAAAAAATAGACCGTGATTCAAGATCGTCTGGACATACCGACTCTGCTCCTTTTGCTGAGGTAGTGATTATCTGTTGGCCTCATGGTGAGATAATGAGGTTGAGCAGTGGTAGCACGGCTGCTGACGCAGCTAGAAGAGTTGGACTTGAGGGAAAGCTGGTCTCAGTAAATGGTCAGCTTGTCGTTCCCAGTACAGAGCTAAAGGACGGTGATGTAGTTGAGGTCAGAATGTAA
- the LOC113729811 gene encoding uncharacterized protein isoform X3, with product MMVFAQPAAVKAQKNAQRNRFSLSLLPLPTCKFVPTTHFFCTRYYVHAMLCYAGIIKISSSLFLHLFPSPANNNNLSFFFFFSAIKWSFVRSFSLVESGTRLARRAGERERERRMIFMLPSSSSSSCRTTTSTATMFLHKTTFLVPKNPTSLLFCSTTPTKLRRLPKFTCLFHHLLPNFPLASVLTSANAIVAAAAAGSSSAHAAVSSAITHVAVTALAIASGACLSTKVDFLWPKLDDHPGSLILDGVDVTGYPIFTDAKVQKAIAFARKSHHGQLRKTGEPYLTHCIHTGKILAALIPSAGKRAVDTVVAGILHDVVDDTGETLESIEKEFDADVVRLVAGVSRLSYINQLLRRHRRLNLNQPTLSHNEANNIRVMLLGMVNDPRVVLIKLADRLHNMRTIYALPSAKAQAVAQETLAIWCSLASRLGLWAPKAELEDLCFAVLQPHIFRRMRADLASMWSPGKRNLRRLSTKSSSFGKQFGKNSISEYEQSTEIDQDEVNMKVLLQAVLPFDLLLDRKKRIDFIENLAKPSESQINPKVIRDAGIALASLVVCEEALERELFISTSYVPGMEVTLSSRLKSLYSIYSKMKRKDVGISEVYDARALRVIIGDKNGTLHGQAVQCCYNLLNIVHRLWTPIDGEFDDYIVNPKPSGYQSLHTAVQGPDNSPLEVQIRTQSMHEYAEHGLAAHWLYKETETKLPSESIIHDPEITESPYCSKEMEDQSSVDYDVFRKYSILKAGHPVLRVEAGHLLAAVIVRVDEDGKELLVAVSFGLAASEAVAARRSSYQIKRWEAYARLYKKVSDEWWCEPGHGDWCTCLEKYTLCRDGMYHKVFLTAMQQDQFHRLLPTFIQIIELTEQEESEYWAVVSAVFEGKSITSIVPHSSSPDRRGFNSVNSSLMDTGINNKVLLLRTMLQWEEQLRCEAGLQKIDRDSRSSGHTDSAPFAEVVIICWPHGEIMRLSSGSTAADAARRVGLEGKLVSVNGQLVVPSTELKDGDVVEVRM from the exons ATGATGGTTTTTGCTCAACCAGCAGCAGTAAAAGCTCAAAAGAACGCGCAAAGGAAtcgattctctctctctctccttccgCTTCCAACTTGCAAGTTCGTTCCAACCACACATTTCTTTTGTACCCGGTACTACGTGCATGCTATGCTGTGCTATGCTGGAATCATCAAAATATCATCAtcattatttcttcatttatttCCCTCCCCCGCCAACAATAAcaatctctctttttttttttttttttcggccaTCAAATGGTCGTTCGTCCGTTCGTTTAGTTTAGTGGAATCCGGCACTAGATTGGCTCGCAGggcaggagagagagagagagagagaaggatgATTTTTAtgcttccttcttcttcttcttcttcttgccgAACAACAACATCCACCGCCACCATGTTCCTCCACAAAACCACCTTCCTTGTCCCCAAAAATCCAACCTCTCTTCTCTTCTGTTCCACCACCCCCACAAAGCTCCGCCGTCTTCCCAAATTCACCTGTCTTTTTCATCACCTTCTTCCCAATTTTCCCCTCGCCTCTGTCCTCACCTCCGCCAACGCCATTGTCGCCGCCGCTGCTGCTGGATCTTCCTCTGCTCATGCCGCTGTCTCCTCCGCCATCACTCACGTCGCCGTCACCGCCCTTGCCATTGCTTCCGGCGCTTGTCTCTCCACCAAGGTCGATTTTTTGTGGCCCAAACTCGATGACCACCCCG GATCTCTCATACTGGATGGTGTAGATGTCACTGGGTATCCCATATTCACTGACGCAAAG GTGCAAAAGGCAATTGCATTTGCAAGGAAATCACACCATGGCCAGCTACGAAAGACTGGAGAGCCTTACCTCACGCATTGTATTCACactggaaaaattttggctgcCTTGATTCCATCAGCTGGAAAGAGG GCTGTTGATACAGTTGTTGCAGGCATCCTTCATGATGTCGTTGACGATACTGGTGAGACTTTGGAAAGCATAGAGAAAGAGTTTGATGCCGACGTAGTAAGATTGGTAGCTGGAGTATCCAGACTAAGTTACATAAATCAG CTGTTGCGGAGGCATCGAAGGCTAAATTTAAATCAGCCTACTCTAAGCCACAATGAG GCAAATAACATACGAGTGATGCTGCTGGGTATGGTCAATGATCCACGCGTGGTGCTTATAAAGCTTGCTGATCGCCTTCATAACATGAGAACCAT ATATGCTCTTCCTTCCGCCAAAGCACAAGCTGTTGCCCAGGAAACATTAGCAATTTGGTGCTCACTTGCTTCACGTCTAGGACTCTGGGCACCGAAAGCTGAGCTTGAAGATCTGTGCTTTGCTGTCCTTCAG CCTCATATATTCCGTCGAATGCGAGCTGACCTTGCCTCCATGTGGAGCCCCGGTAAGAGGAATCTGAGAAGACTATCTACAAAATCCAGCTCTTTTGGAAAACAATTTGGGAAGAACTCGATTTCTGAATATGAACAATCTACAGAAATTGATCAGGATGAAGTAAACATGAAG GTTCTTCTGCAGGCAGTGCTTCCATTTGACCTTTTACTGGACCGAAAAAAGCGTATTGACTTTATTGAAAATCTTGCAAAACCATCAGAGTCACAAATTAATCCAAAGGTTATCAGGGATGCGGGAATTGCTTTAGCATCTCTGGTTGTGTGTGAGGAAGCGCTTGAGCGGGAATTATTTATATCAACCTC TTATGTTCCTGGAATGGAAGTAACTTTGTCTAGTCGCCTAAAGAGCCTGTATAGCATTTATAGCAAG atgaaaagaaaagatgtAGGTATAAGTGAAGTGTATGATGCTCGTGCACTCAGAGTAATTATTGGAGATAAGAATGGGACTTTGCATGGGCAGGCAGTTCAGTGTTGTTACAATCTTCTCAACATTGTGCACAG ACTTTGGACCCCCATTGATGGTGAGTTTGATGACTACATTGTGAATCCAAAACCAAGTGGCTACCAG TCTCTGCACACTGCAGTTCAGGGTCCGGACAATTCACCTCTGGAAGTTCAAATTAGAACACAA AGCATGCATGAGTATGCTGAGCATGGACTTGCTGCGCATTGGCTTTACAAAGAAACTGAAACTAAGTTGCCTTCTGAGAGCATTATACATGATCCTGAAATAACAGAATCCCCATACTGCTCTAAAGAAATGGAAGATCAAAGTTCTGTTGACTATGATGTATTCAGGAAGTACAGTATTCTAAAAGCTGGACACCCAGTTCTAAGAGTGGAAGCAGGTCACTTACTAGCTGCAGTTATTGTCAG AGTAGACGAAGATGGAAAAGAATTGCTTGTTGCTGTGAGCTTTGGCCTAGCAGCTTCTGAAGCAGTAGCTGCCCGAAGATCTTCTTACCAAATAAAACGGTGGGAGGCTTATGCAAGATTATACAAAAAG GTGTCTGATGAGTGGTGGTGTGAACCAGGACATGGGGATTGGTGCACTTGTCTCGAAAAGTACACTCTTTGTCGAGATGGTATGTACCATAAG GTGTTTCTCACTGCTATGCAGCAAGACCAGTTTCATCGCCTGTTGCCGACCTTCATCCAAATAATTGAGTTGACAGAACAAGAGGAAAGTGAATACTGGGCTGTTGTATCTGCTGTTTTTGAGGGCAAATCTATTACGTCTATTGTGCCTCATTCAAGCAGCCCAGATAGACGGGGGTTTAATTCTGTGAATTCATCGCTGATGGATACTGGAATCAACAACAAG GTGCTTTTACTGAGGACAATGCTTCAGTGGGAGGAGCAGTTGCGATGTGAAGCAGGCCTTCAAAAAATAGACCGTGATTCAAGATCGTCTGGACATACCGACTCTGCTCCTTTTGCTGAGGTAGTGATTATCTGTTGGCCTCATGGTGAGATAATGAGGTTGAGCAGTGGTAGCACGGCTGCTGACGCAGCTAGAAGAGTTGGACTTGAGGGAAAGCTGGTCTCAGTAAATGGTCAGCTTGTCGTTCCCAGTACAGAGCTAAAGGACGGTGATGTAGTTGAGGTCAGAATGTAA
- the LOC113729811 gene encoding uncharacterized protein isoform X2 translates to MMVFAQPAAVKAQKNAQRNRFSLSLLPLPTCKFVPTTHFFCTRYYVHAMLCYAGIIKISSSLFLHLFPSPANNNNLSFFFFFSAIKWSFVRSFSLVESGTRLARRAGERERERRMIFMLPSSSSSSCRTTTSTATMFLHKTTFLVPKNPTSLLFCSTTPTKLRRLPKFTCLFHHLLPNFPLASVLTSANAIVAAAAAGSSSAHAAVSSAITHVAVTALAIASGACLSTKVDFLWPKLDDHPAAKSSNFTTHPNDQLGICCHLHLDAAGSLILDGVDVTGYPIFTDAKVQKAIAFARKSHHGQLRKTGEPYLTHCIHTGKILAALIPSAGKRAVDTVVAGILHDVVDDTGETLESIEKEFDADVVRLVAGVSRLSYINQLLRRHRRLNLNQPTLSHNEANNIRVMLLGMVNDPRVVLIKLADRLHNMRTIYALPSAKAQAVAQETLAIWCSLASRLGLWAPKAELEDLCFAVLQPHIFRRMRADLASMWSPGKRNLRRLSTKSSSFGKQFGKNSISEYEQSTEIDQDEVNMKVLLQAVLPFDLLLDRKKRIDFIENLAKPSESQINPKVIRDAGIALASLVVCEEALERELFISTSYVPGMEVTLSSRLKSLYSIYSKMKRKDVGISEVYDARALRVIIGDKNGTLHGQAVQCCYNLLNIVHRLWTPIDGEFDDYIVNPKPSGYQSLHTAVQGPDNSPLEVQIRTQSMHEYAEHGLAAHWLYKETETKLPSESIIHDPEITESPYCSKEMEDQSSVDYDVFRKYSILKAGHPVLRVEAGHLLAAVIVRVDEDGKELLVAVSFGLAASEAVAARRSSYQIKRWEAYARLYKKVSDEWWCEPGHGDWCTCLEKYTLCRDGMYHKQDQFHRLLPTFIQIIELTEQEESEYWAVVSAVFEGKSITSIVPHSSSPDRRGFNSVNSSLMDTGINNKVLLLRTMLQWEEQLRCEAGLQKIDRDSRSSGHTDSAPFAEVVIICWPHGEIMRLSSGSTAADAARRVGLEGKLVSVNGQLVVPSTELKDGDVVEVRM, encoded by the exons ATGATGGTTTTTGCTCAACCAGCAGCAGTAAAAGCTCAAAAGAACGCGCAAAGGAAtcgattctctctctctctccttccgCTTCCAACTTGCAAGTTCGTTCCAACCACACATTTCTTTTGTACCCGGTACTACGTGCATGCTATGCTGTGCTATGCTGGAATCATCAAAATATCATCAtcattatttcttcatttatttCCCTCCCCCGCCAACAATAAcaatctctctttttttttttttttttcggccaTCAAATGGTCGTTCGTCCGTTCGTTTAGTTTAGTGGAATCCGGCACTAGATTGGCTCGCAGggcaggagagagagagagagagagaaggatgATTTTTAtgcttccttcttcttcttcttcttcttgccgAACAACAACATCCACCGCCACCATGTTCCTCCACAAAACCACCTTCCTTGTCCCCAAAAATCCAACCTCTCTTCTCTTCTGTTCCACCACCCCCACAAAGCTCCGCCGTCTTCCCAAATTCACCTGTCTTTTTCATCACCTTCTTCCCAATTTTCCCCTCGCCTCTGTCCTCACCTCCGCCAACGCCATTGTCGCCGCCGCTGCTGCTGGATCTTCCTCTGCTCATGCCGCTGTCTCCTCCGCCATCACTCACGTCGCCGTCACCGCCCTTGCCATTGCTTCCGGCGCTTGTCTCTCCACCAAGGTCGATTTTTTGTGGCCCAAACTCGATGACCACCCCG CTGCAAAATCTAGTAACTTTACTACACACCCCAACGATCAACTTGGTATATGCTGCCACTTACACCTTGATGCTGCAGGATCTCTCATACTGGATGGTGTAGATGTCACTGGGTATCCCATATTCACTGACGCAAAG GTGCAAAAGGCAATTGCATTTGCAAGGAAATCACACCATGGCCAGCTACGAAAGACTGGAGAGCCTTACCTCACGCATTGTATTCACactggaaaaattttggctgcCTTGATTCCATCAGCTGGAAAGAGG GCTGTTGATACAGTTGTTGCAGGCATCCTTCATGATGTCGTTGACGATACTGGTGAGACTTTGGAAAGCATAGAGAAAGAGTTTGATGCCGACGTAGTAAGATTGGTAGCTGGAGTATCCAGACTAAGTTACATAAATCAG CTGTTGCGGAGGCATCGAAGGCTAAATTTAAATCAGCCTACTCTAAGCCACAATGAG GCAAATAACATACGAGTGATGCTGCTGGGTATGGTCAATGATCCACGCGTGGTGCTTATAAAGCTTGCTGATCGCCTTCATAACATGAGAACCAT ATATGCTCTTCCTTCCGCCAAAGCACAAGCTGTTGCCCAGGAAACATTAGCAATTTGGTGCTCACTTGCTTCACGTCTAGGACTCTGGGCACCGAAAGCTGAGCTTGAAGATCTGTGCTTTGCTGTCCTTCAG CCTCATATATTCCGTCGAATGCGAGCTGACCTTGCCTCCATGTGGAGCCCCGGTAAGAGGAATCTGAGAAGACTATCTACAAAATCCAGCTCTTTTGGAAAACAATTTGGGAAGAACTCGATTTCTGAATATGAACAATCTACAGAAATTGATCAGGATGAAGTAAACATGAAG GTTCTTCTGCAGGCAGTGCTTCCATTTGACCTTTTACTGGACCGAAAAAAGCGTATTGACTTTATTGAAAATCTTGCAAAACCATCAGAGTCACAAATTAATCCAAAGGTTATCAGGGATGCGGGAATTGCTTTAGCATCTCTGGTTGTGTGTGAGGAAGCGCTTGAGCGGGAATTATTTATATCAACCTC TTATGTTCCTGGAATGGAAGTAACTTTGTCTAGTCGCCTAAAGAGCCTGTATAGCATTTATAGCAAG atgaaaagaaaagatgtAGGTATAAGTGAAGTGTATGATGCTCGTGCACTCAGAGTAATTATTGGAGATAAGAATGGGACTTTGCATGGGCAGGCAGTTCAGTGTTGTTACAATCTTCTCAACATTGTGCACAG ACTTTGGACCCCCATTGATGGTGAGTTTGATGACTACATTGTGAATCCAAAACCAAGTGGCTACCAG TCTCTGCACACTGCAGTTCAGGGTCCGGACAATTCACCTCTGGAAGTTCAAATTAGAACACAA AGCATGCATGAGTATGCTGAGCATGGACTTGCTGCGCATTGGCTTTACAAAGAAACTGAAACTAAGTTGCCTTCTGAGAGCATTATACATGATCCTGAAATAACAGAATCCCCATACTGCTCTAAAGAAATGGAAGATCAAAGTTCTGTTGACTATGATGTATTCAGGAAGTACAGTATTCTAAAAGCTGGACACCCAGTTCTAAGAGTGGAAGCAGGTCACTTACTAGCTGCAGTTATTGTCAG AGTAGACGAAGATGGAAAAGAATTGCTTGTTGCTGTGAGCTTTGGCCTAGCAGCTTCTGAAGCAGTAGCTGCCCGAAGATCTTCTTACCAAATAAAACGGTGGGAGGCTTATGCAAGATTATACAAAAAG GTGTCTGATGAGTGGTGGTGTGAACCAGGACATGGGGATTGGTGCACTTGTCTCGAAAAGTACACTCTTTGTCGAGATGGTATGTACCATAAG CAAGACCAGTTTCATCGCCTGTTGCCGACCTTCATCCAAATAATTGAGTTGACAGAACAAGAGGAAAGTGAATACTGGGCTGTTGTATCTGCTGTTTTTGAGGGCAAATCTATTACGTCTATTGTGCCTCATTCAAGCAGCCCAGATAGACGGGGGTTTAATTCTGTGAATTCATCGCTGATGGATACTGGAATCAACAACAAG GTGCTTTTACTGAGGACAATGCTTCAGTGGGAGGAGCAGTTGCGATGTGAAGCAGGCCTTCAAAAAATAGACCGTGATTCAAGATCGTCTGGACATACCGACTCTGCTCCTTTTGCTGAGGTAGTGATTATCTGTTGGCCTCATGGTGAGATAATGAGGTTGAGCAGTGGTAGCACGGCTGCTGACGCAGCTAGAAGAGTTGGACTTGAGGGAAAGCTGGTCTCAGTAAATGGTCAGCTTGTCGTTCCCAGTACAGAGCTAAAGGACGGTGATGTAGTTGAGGTCAGAATGTAA